In Sphingobacteriaceae bacterium, the following proteins share a genomic window:
- a CDS encoding polyisoprenoid-binding protein has translation MNITRFIMKKIIYSLTLAVLFILTSFTLKDSPDWKLTDKHSVWFTGKRISGFFHDIKGEISFDENKLSTARIKLEADVKSIKTGNSLRTWNAKKKKWFDAKQFQTISFVSEKFKKTTSGYVVDGKLKMKGVEKTVSIPFKFSDKTFFGSFQVRRSDYNVGKMKGFAKMVSDTITINFTIPVTK, from the coding sequence ATGAACATAACCCGTTTTATCATGAAAAAAATTATTTACTCGTTGACACTTGCTGTCCTTTTTATTTTAACGTCATTCACGCTTAAAGATTCTCCAGACTGGAAACTCACTGACAAACATTCTGTTTGGTTTACCGGCAAAAGAATCAGCGGTTTTTTTCACGACATTAAAGGCGAAATTAGTTTTGATGAAAATAAACTCTCAACGGCACGTATAAAACTGGAAGCAGATGTAAAGTCTATCAAGACCGGAAACTCATTGAGAACATGGAATGCTAAAAAGAAAAAATGGTTTGATGCAAAACAATTTCAGACCATCTCTTTTGTTTCAGAAAAATTTAAAAAGACAACGAGTGGCTACGTTGTGGATGGAAAACTAAAAATGAAAGGCGTTGAAAAAACTGTTTCCATCCCCTTTAAATTTAGCGACAAAACATTCTTCGGAAGTTTCCAGGTTAGGAGATCAGATTATAATGTTGGCAAGATGAAAGGCTTTGCTAAAATGGTGTCTGATACGATTACAATTAATTTTACCATTCCGGTAACGAAGTAG
- a CDS encoding glycosyl transferase yields MFALTNNKLIIFLIALISALVFIPFIGNCPLFDWDEVNFAECAREMVVSGDYSHVQLNFRPFWEKPPFFIWMQALSMNLFGVNEFAARFPNAICSIVSLISIYLIGKKFHSQKFGLLWAFLYAASLLPHMYFKSGIIDPWFNLFIFLSVYQCLLFLNNPQGKKEILNALFAGLFLGLAVLTKGPAALVIVALTLLSYFIWNRQLKLLLSKPFLIFVATTLLVSGSWFLIELAKGNGKIIEEFIEYQIRLLETEDAGHGGPFIYHFVVLLIGCFPASLIFIASYLKCRELTPFQRQIRKIFLCLFWSVLILFSFVIKTKIVHYSSLCYFPLTFVATIGLINYFETFSFSKALKILYWFCAGLLSLAFTLIGLMKFIKEPIINSGLIADEFAVQNLQADVHWTGFEFMIGLIFLAGSYLIYKALTEHKLKLLYYGLLLNLLFITGSILILVPKIEQYSQHAAIEFYKNCAGKDADVETHNFKSYAYLFYSDRKPDDYSNPNQIKYIENQLDIMVKEGHSRIKSFATSNLMWMEYGIIKRPAYIVCKTKDESQMNALTQIHKLYSKNGFSFYMRIPATDK; encoded by the coding sequence ATGTTTGCTCTAACAAACAATAAACTGATTATTTTTTTAATCGCTCTCATCAGCGCGCTTGTATTCATTCCTTTTATCGGCAATTGTCCTTTGTTTGACTGGGATGAAGTAAACTTTGCGGAATGCGCGCGCGAAATGGTAGTATCCGGCGACTATTCACACGTTCAACTCAACTTTCGTCCTTTTTGGGAGAAACCGCCTTTCTTTATCTGGATGCAGGCCTTAAGCATGAATCTTTTTGGCGTGAATGAATTTGCCGCACGTTTTCCAAATGCGATATGCAGTATCGTTTCCTTAATTTCTATTTATTTGATCGGAAAAAAATTTCATTCTCAAAAATTCGGACTTCTTTGGGCATTTTTATATGCAGCGTCATTGCTCCCACACATGTATTTTAAGTCGGGAATTATTGATCCCTGGTTTAATCTCTTTATTTTTCTATCTGTTTATCAATGCCTTCTTTTTTTAAATAATCCACAAGGCAAAAAAGAAATTCTGAATGCTCTTTTCGCCGGACTTTTCCTTGGCCTTGCTGTATTAACCAAAGGTCCCGCAGCACTTGTAATAGTTGCACTTACACTACTCTCGTACTTCATCTGGAACAGGCAATTAAAACTTTTACTTTCTAAACCTTTTTTAATTTTTGTAGCCACTACGCTGCTTGTTTCAGGCAGTTGGTTCTTAATTGAGTTGGCTAAAGGCAATGGAAAGATCATTGAAGAGTTTATTGAATACCAGATCCGTCTCCTGGAAACAGAAGATGCTGGGCATGGCGGTCCCTTTATTTACCATTTTGTAGTGTTACTTATCGGTTGTTTTCCTGCGTCACTCATCTTTATTGCATCTTATTTAAAGTGCCGTGAGTTGACTCCTTTTCAAAGACAGATCCGAAAAATTTTTCTTTGCCTTTTCTGGAGTGTTCTTATTTTATTTTCTTTTGTCATCAAAACAAAAATTGTTCACTACTCCTCCCTGTGTTATTTTCCATTAACCTTTGTTGCCACTATTGGCCTTATAAATTATTTTGAGACCTTTAGTTTTTCAAAGGCTTTAAAAATCTTGTACTGGTTTTGTGCAGGCCTGCTGTCGCTGGCTTTTACACTTATTGGGTTGATGAAATTTATAAAAGAGCCGATCATAAACAGCGGACTGATTGCCGACGAATTTGCCGTACAAAATTTACAAGCCGATGTGCACTGGACCGGATTTGAATTTATGATAGGGCTGATTTTTTTAGCAGGATCCTATTTAATTTACAAGGCTCTTACCGAACATAAACTTAAATTACTTTATTACGGATTGCTTTTGAATCTTTTGTTTATTACGGGCTCCATTCTCATCCTCGTTCCAAAAATTGAACAGTATTCGCAACACGCTGCTATTGAATTTTATAAGAATTGTGCAGGAAAAGATGCCGATGTGGAAACGCATAATTTTAAAAGTTACGCTTACTTATTTTATTCCGACAGAAAACCCGACGATTACAGTAATCCAAACCAGATCAAATACATCGAAAATCAACTCGATATCATGGTGAAGGAAGGACATTCGCGCATTAAAAGTTTTGCTACCTCTAATCTTATGTGGATGGAGTATGGTATCATCAAACGCCCTGCTTACATAGTCTGCAAAACCAAAGATGAAAGCCAGATGAATGCTTTAACACAAATTCACAAATTGTATAGCAAAAACGGATTTTCGTTCTACATGAGAATTCCGGCTACTGACAAATAG
- the lon gene encoding endopeptidase La → MNFGDLNDLDFKTSIDEDSDFIPLLSAEDEDNMRNEKVPEILPILPLRNTVLFPGVVIPITVGRDKSIHLIKDYNKGDKTIGVVAQKSDSTEEPTSEDLYSVGTVAHIIKMLRMPDGNTTIIIQGKKRFKIDSYIQTEPYHKAKVSAMEEALPPKNDKEFQAIVSNLKETSTQIVKISPNIPSDASFAINNIESPTFLVNFISSNMNAKTADKQKMLEVPNLKERSLLVLEYLNKEFQMLELRNQIQNKTKMDLDKQQREYFLNQQIKTIQEELGGTNFEQEISGYREKALTKKWSEEVKELFEKQVSKLQRMNPNAAEYGIQTNYVELILELPWNDVTKDNFDLKNAQAILDEDHFGLEKVKDRIIEHLAVLKLKNNLKSPIICLYGPPGVGKTSLGKSIAKALNRKYVRMSLGGLKDESEIRGHRKTYIGAMPGRILQNLKKVQSSNPVFILDEIDKVGSDYHGDPSSALLEVLDPEQNSTFYDNFLELDYDLSKVMFIATCNNLNTIQPALRDRMEIIEVNGYTVEEKMEIAKRHLIPKQVEESGLKKSQLKISDKVLEYLIETYTAESGVRNLEKKISKIARNAAVHIAKNEDIPKITEEAVVKILGPSHIKDKYQGNDIAGVVTGLAWTQVGGDILFIETSLSKGKGGKLTLTGNLGDVMKESATLALEYLKAHPHLVDADETTFENQNIHIHVPEGGTPKDGPSAGIAMLTSVASAITKRKVKKALAMTGEITLRGKVLPVGGIKEKLLAAKRAGIKEVILCIDNKKDVDDIKPEYLKGLTFHYVTQMEEVLKLALLKERVKELN, encoded by the coding sequence ATGAACTTTGGAGATTTGAACGATTTAGACTTTAAAACCAGCATTGACGAGGACTCGGATTTTATCCCCCTTTTGAGTGCTGAGGATGAAGACAATATGAGGAATGAGAAAGTTCCTGAAATACTGCCAATATTACCGCTCCGCAATACAGTTTTGTTCCCTGGTGTCGTAATTCCGATTACCGTTGGCCGCGATAAATCAATACACTTAATAAAAGACTACAATAAAGGCGATAAAACCATTGGTGTGGTTGCTCAGAAAAGCGACAGTACCGAAGAACCTACCAGCGAAGACCTTTACAGTGTGGGCACTGTAGCCCATATCATTAAAATGTTGCGTATGCCGGATGGCAATACCACGATTATTATTCAAGGTAAAAAACGTTTTAAAATCGATTCTTATATTCAGACGGAACCTTACCATAAAGCGAAAGTATCGGCTATGGAAGAGGCTCTGCCACCTAAGAATGACAAGGAATTTCAGGCTATAGTATCCAATTTGAAGGAAACTTCTACCCAGATCGTGAAGATTTCTCCGAATATTCCAAGTGATGCTAGTTTCGCCATTAACAACATTGAGAGTCCTACCTTTTTGGTAAACTTTATTTCCAGCAACATGAACGCTAAAACAGCCGACAAACAAAAAATGCTGGAAGTGCCGAATTTAAAAGAACGCAGTTTATTAGTGTTGGAATACCTGAACAAGGAATTTCAAATGCTGGAACTTCGCAATCAGATCCAGAACAAAACAAAAATGGATCTGGATAAACAACAACGTGAGTATTTTTTAAATCAGCAAATTAAAACCATCCAGGAAGAATTGGGTGGCACTAACTTCGAACAGGAGATCAGTGGCTACAGAGAAAAAGCGCTGACTAAAAAGTGGAGCGAAGAAGTAAAAGAACTTTTCGAAAAACAAGTTTCTAAATTACAACGTATGAATCCGAATGCTGCCGAATACGGCATTCAAACAAATTACGTAGAACTCATTTTAGAATTACCCTGGAATGATGTAACGAAAGACAATTTCGATTTAAAAAATGCACAGGCTATTTTAGATGAAGATCACTTTGGTTTGGAAAAAGTGAAAGACCGCATCATCGAGCATCTTGCTGTTTTAAAACTAAAAAACAATTTAAAATCCCCGATTATTTGTCTCTACGGACCTCCGGGAGTGGGTAAAACGTCTTTAGGAAAAAGCATTGCCAAAGCATTGAATAGAAAATATGTCCGCATGAGTTTAGGCGGATTAAAAGACGAAAGCGAAATTCGTGGTCACCGTAAAACTTACATTGGTGCTATGCCAGGACGTATCCTTCAAAATTTAAAAAAGGTGCAATCTTCAAACCCTGTTTTTATTTTAGATGAAATTGACAAAGTAGGTTCCGATTATCATGGTGATCCTTCCTCTGCATTGTTAGAAGTTTTAGATCCCGAACAAAATTCAACTTTCTACGATAATTTTTTAGAATTGGATTATGATTTAAGTAAAGTAATGTTTATTGCTACTTGTAATAATCTAAACACCATACAACCCGCTTTGCGCGACCGTATGGAGATTATTGAAGTGAATGGCTATACCGTAGAAGAAAAAATGGAGATCGCTAAACGCCATTTAATTCCGAAACAAGTGGAAGAAAGTGGTTTGAAAAAATCTCAATTAAAAATCTCCGATAAAGTTTTAGAATATTTAATCGAGACTTACACAGCTGAAAGTGGAGTACGTAATTTAGAAAAGAAAATTTCTAAGATCGCACGTAACGCAGCTGTTCACATAGCCAAGAATGAAGATATTCCTAAAATTACGGAAGAAGCGGTTGTAAAAATATTAGGTCCATCGCACATTAAAGACAAATACCAGGGCAATGATATTGCCGGCGTAGTAACGGGTTTAGCATGGACACAAGTGGGTGGTGATATTTTATTTATCGAAACCAGCTTAAGCAAAGGCAAAGGCGGTAAGTTAACTCTAACAGGAAACTTGGGCGATGTGATGAAAGAAAGTGCAACACTTGCTTTGGAATATTTGAAAGCACATCCGCATCTGGTAGACGCTGACGAAACAACTTTTGAAAATCAGAACATTCACATTCACGTGCCTGAGGGCGGAACTCCGAAAGATGGTCCGAGCGCAGGTATTGCGATGTTAACCTCTGTAGCAAGTGCTATTACCAAACGCAAGGTAAAAAAAGCTTTGGCTATGACCGGGGAAATTACATTGCGTGGTAAAGTATTACCAGTGGGTGGCATAAAAGAAAAATTACTTGCAGCAAAACGTGCGGGCATTAAAGAAGTTATTTTGTGCATCGATAATAAAAAAGACGTAGACGATATTAAACCAGAATATTTAAAAGGTTTAACGTTTCATTACGTCACACAAATGGAAGAAGTTTTAAAACTTGCTCTATTAAAAGAACGTGTAAAAGAGTTGAACTAG
- a CDS encoding phospholipid phosphatase, translated as MDLKGFLKNNFLIVLVYLLLIGTSVGFLLNYGKVQIHDYLNQFVGNSFFNYFFYYITYLGDGAIAAFILLFILLYNIRLGLYASASFLTATLLSITLKHQIYDDVNRPSFVFKYYLWKKLNVVEGTHLFIHNSFPSGHSTQAFSIFMCLIFATKNQAYKFLFLGLAVFTAISRVYLSQHWLVDITVGSIIGTLFSLVYYFIFIHGNRIEKLNRPLLNLKKS; from the coding sequence GTGGATTTGAAGGGATTTCTCAAAAATAATTTTTTAATAGTCTTAGTTTATTTACTGCTCATTGGAACCTCCGTTGGCTTTCTGTTAAACTATGGCAAAGTTCAGATACACGACTATCTGAACCAGTTTGTAGGTAATTCATTCTTTAACTATTTCTTTTACTACATCACCTACCTTGGCGATGGCGCCATTGCAGCCTTTATCCTTTTGTTTATCCTGCTCTATAACATCCGTTTGGGCTTGTATGCCTCGGCTTCTTTTCTCACTGCCACGCTTCTGTCTATTACTTTAAAGCACCAAATTTACGACGATGTTAACCGACCGAGTTTTGTTTTTAAATATTATTTATGGAAAAAATTAAACGTGGTGGAAGGAACTCACCTTTTCATTCACAACAGCTTTCCAAGTGGACATTCCACACAGGCATTTAGTATTTTTATGTGCCTGATATTTGCCACTAAAAATCAGGCATACAAATTTTTGTTTTTGGGCCTTGCCGTTTTTACCGCGATAAGCCGCGTTTATCTTTCACAGCATTGGCTGGTAGACATTACCGTTGGTAGTATCATAGGTACTTTGTTTAGCCTTGTTTATTATTTTATTTTTATCCACGGAAACCGGATAGAAAAATTAAACCGCCCTTTGCTGAATTTAAAGAAATCTTAA
- a CDS encoding nucleoside triphosphate pyrophosphohydrolase — MDERAGSFLRLLKIMDELREQCPWDKKQTIESIRHLTIEETFELSDAILKKDLTEVKKELGDILLHIVFYSRIASETNDFNIKDVMDTLCEKLIFRHPHIYGDVKAETPEQVSQNWEQLKQKEKGGNKTVLSGVPNSMPALLKAYRIQEKARAVGFDWEDPSEVYAKVKEELNEFEAEIKNKNQANAEKEFGDILFSLINYARFLNINPEDALEQTNKKFIKRFNYMESKVKEQGKQIADCKLEELDVYWNEAKKL, encoded by the coding sequence ATGGACGAACGGGCAGGCTCTTTTTTACGGTTACTGAAAATAATGGATGAGTTAAGGGAACAGTGTCCCTGGGATAAAAAACAAACCATTGAAAGTATCAGGCACCTTACAATTGAAGAAACTTTCGAATTGAGTGACGCGATTCTCAAAAAAGATCTTACTGAAGTAAAAAAAGAACTGGGCGATATCCTCCTTCACATCGTGTTTTATTCACGCATAGCAAGCGAAACCAACGATTTTAATATCAAGGATGTGATGGATACACTTTGCGAAAAACTGATCTTCCGTCATCCTCATATTTATGGTGATGTAAAGGCCGAAACCCCTGAACAGGTTTCTCAGAATTGGGAACAACTCAAACAAAAAGAAAAAGGTGGCAATAAAACGGTGCTTTCGGGCGTTCCTAACAGTATGCCCGCGCTTCTAAAAGCCTACCGCATACAAGAAAAGGCGCGTGCCGTAGGCTTTGACTGGGAAGATCCGTCGGAAGTTTACGCAAAAGTAAAAGAAGAACTAAATGAATTTGAAGCAGAAATAAAAAATAAAAATCAGGCCAATGCCGAAAAAGAATTTGGCGATATTTTATTTTCATTAATTAATTATGCGCGTTTTTTAAATATCAATCCGGAAGATGCTTTAGAACAAACTAATAAAAAGTTTATAAAGCGTTTTAACTATATGGAAAGCAAAGTGAAAGAACAAGGTAAACAAATTGCCGATTGCAAATTGGAGGAGTTGGACGTTTACTGGAACGAGGCAAAAAAACTGTAA